In Helicobacter mastomyrinus, a single genomic region encodes these proteins:
- the hypA gene encoding hydrogenase/urease nickel incorporation protein HypA yields MHEYSIVASLIEMCESNAKAYNATSIAKVRIAIGERSGVDSALIKSAFETFRTQSSICEKAELEIAYQPIVLHCQNCDYDFNGENYTYSTCPMCQSQQVIITQGKELHLLSLELDVPS; encoded by the coding sequence ATGCACGAATACTCCATTGTCGCCTCGCTCATTGAAATGTGTGAATCTAATGCAAAGGCATATAATGCTACCAGTATTGCCAAAGTGCGCATTGCTATTGGCGAACGTAGCGGCGTAGATAGTGCGCTTATCAAAAGTGCGTTTGAGACTTTTAGGACACAATCATCTATCTGCGAAAAAGCCGAGCTTGAGATAGCCTATCAGCCTATTGTACTGCATTGCCAGAATTGCGATTATGATTTCAATGGAGAAAATTACACATATAGCACTTGCCCGATGTGCCAATCTCAGCAAGTTATCATCACTCAAGGCAAAGAATTACATCTCTTAAGCCTTGAACTTGATGTGCCATCTTAA